One genomic region from Manis pentadactyla isolate mManPen7 chromosome 12, mManPen7.hap1, whole genome shotgun sequence encodes:
- the GTPBP3 gene encoding tRNA modification GTPase GTPBP3, mitochondrial yields MWRRLWTLVAPAARGPRRPCSRLGSGGPVPGCGATVFALSSGQGRCGIAVIRTSGPASSQALRSLTAPRALPPARSASLRVLYDPRSGEPLDRALVLWFPGPQSFTGEDCAEFHVHGGPAVVSGILQALGSVPGLRPAEAGEFTRRAFAHGKLSLTEVEGLADLIHAETEAQRRQALRQLDGELGHLCRVWAETLTKALAHVEAYIDFGEDDNLEEGVLEQADTEVRRLEVVLGAHLQDARRGQRLRSGVHVVVAGPPNAGKSSLVNLLSRKPVSIVSPEPGTTRDVLETPVDLAGFPALLSDTAGLREGMGQVEQEGILRARKRLEQADVILAVLDASDLASPSSCNFLDTVVSPAGVQSPSGNSQRLLLVLNKSDLLPPGGLDHRPDLSPHLLLSCLTGEGLDGLLEVLRKELAAMCGNPSTGPPLLTRARHQHHLQSCLDALSHYRQAKDLALAAEALRIARGHLACLTGKGGTDEILNIIFRDFCVGK; encoded by the exons ATGTGGCGGCGACTTTGGACGCTGGTAGCCCCGGCGGCACGTGGGCCTCGCAG ACCTTGCAGCCGTCTGGGCAGTGGCGGCCCGGTCCCCGGCTGTGGGGCCACTGTCTTCGCGCTGAGCTCCGGCCAAGGCCGCTGCGGCATCGCGGTGATCCGGACCAGCGGCCCCGCCAGCAGCCAGGCCCTCCGGAGCCTCACGGCGCCCCGGGCCCTGCCCCCGGCTCGCAGTGCCAGCCTGCGGGTGCTCTACGATCCCCGCTCCGGGGAGCCCTTGGACCGCGCGCTGGTGCTCTGGTTCCCAG GTCCCCAAAGTTTCACGGGTGAGGATTGCGCGGAGTTCCACGTGCATGGAGGCCCGGCGGTGGTGAGTGGCATCCTGCAGGCTCTGG GCAGTGTTCCTGGGTTGCGGCCTGCGGAGGCGGGCGAGTTCACTAGGAGGGCATTTGCGCACGGGAAGCTGAGCCTGACCGAGGTGGAGGGGCTGGCGGATCTGATCCATGCGGAAACCGAAGCACAGAGGCGGCAGGCCTTGAGGCAGCTGGACGGGGAACTGGGCCACCTCTGCCGTGTATGGGCTGAGACCCTCACTAAG GCTCTGGCCCATGTGGAGGCCTATATCGACTTTGGTGAGGATGACAACCTGGAGGAGGGCGTCCTGGAGCAAG CTGACACTGAAGTGCGGCGACTCGAGGTGGTACTGGGTGCACATCTTCAAGATGCTAGGCGCGGGCAAAGGCTTCGCTCAGGGGTGCACGTTGTGGTCGCGGGACCCCCCAACGCTGGCAAGAGCAGCCTGGTGAACCTGCTCA GCCGAAAGCCTGTGTCCATCGTGTCCCCAGAGCCAGGGACCACCCGTGACGTGCTGGAGACCCCCGTGGACCTGGCTGGATTCCCTGCGCTGCTGAGCGACACTGCTGGGTTGCGGGAGGGCATGGGGCAGGTGGAGCAAGAGGGCATCCTGCGTGCCCGCAAGAG GCTGGAGCAGGCTGATGTCATTCTGGCAGTGTTGGACGCCTCTGACCTAGCATCTCCATCCAGCTGCAACTTTCTGGACACCGTTGTGTCCCCCGCAGGAGTCCAGAGCCCCAGTGGGAACAGCCAGCGCCTCCTGCTGGTGCTGAACAAGTCAGACCTCCTGCCCCCTGGGGGTCTGGACCACCGTCCTGACCTGAGCCCTCACCTGCTGCTCTCCTGCCTGACCGGGGAGGGACTAGATGGCTTGCTGGAGGTCCTGAGGAAGGAGCTGGCTGCAAT GTGCGGGAACCCATCCACAGGCCCACCGCTTCTGACACGCGCAAGGCACCAGCATCACCTCCAGAGCTGCCTGGATGCCCTCAGCCACTACAGGCAGGCCAAAGACCTGGCCCTGGCAGCTGAGGCACTCCGCATTGCCCGGGGGCACCTGGCCTGCCTCACCGGTAAAGGGGGCACTGATGAGATCCTGAACATCATTTTCCGTGACTTCTGCGTGGGAAAGTGA